In Nicotiana tabacum cultivar K326 chromosome 17, ASM71507v2, whole genome shotgun sequence, one DNA window encodes the following:
- the LOC107800989 gene encoding endochitinase EP3 — MNFSSRKHFIFLFALAIVVVVVPRTILAQNCECAEGLCCSKWGFCGTGNDYCGQGCQGGPCFSASTSSNGGSVSDVVSNAFFNGIADQAASTCEGKGFYTRARFLEALQSYPNFGTMGSTDDSKREIAAFFAHVTHETGHMCFINEINGPSLDYCDENNTEYPCVSGKNYYGRGPIQLSWNFNYGPAGKSIGFDGLNDPDIVARDAVISFKTALWYWMNNCHSLITSGQGFGPTIRAINGQIECDGGNPQTVARRVEYYTEYCQQLGVETGDNLTC; from the exons aTGAATTTCTCTTCAAGAAAACATTTTATTTTCCTCTTTGCATTAGCtatagtagtagttgttgttccAAGAACAATCTTGGCACAAAACTGTGAATGTGCAGAAGGCTTATGCTGCAGCAAATGGGGCTTTTGTGGAACTGGAAATGATTATTGCGGGCAAGGGTGTCAAGGAGGGCCTTGTTTTAGTGCTTCAACATCAAGTAACGGAGGTTCAGTTTCTGATGTTGTTTCTAATGCATTCTTCAATGGAATAGCTGATCAAGCTGCTTCTACCTGTGAAGGAAAAGGGTTTTATACAAGGGCTAGGTTCCTTGAAGCTCTTCAATCTTATCCCAATTTTGGTACTATGGGTTCTACCGATGATTCTAAGCGTGAGATTGCTGCTTTCTTTGCTCACGTCACCCATGAAACTGGAC ACATGTGCTTCATAAATGAGATAAATGGCCCTTCACTCGACTATTGTGATGAGAACAACACAGAGTACCCTTGTGTCTCAGGCAAGAACTACTACGGTCGAGGACCCATCCAACTATCATGGAACTTCAACTATGGACCTGCCGGAAAATCCATAGGATTCGATGGCTTAAATGACCCTGACATTGTGGCTAGAGATGCTGTTATTTCCTTCAAGACTGCCCTGTGGTATTGGATGAACAATTGCCATTCTCTCATTACTTCTGGCCAAGGTTTTGGCCCAACCATTCGAGCCATTAATGGCCAGATTGAATGTGACGGAGGCAACCCTCAGACTGTTGCCAGAAGGGTTGAGTATTATACTGAGTATTGTCAACAACTGGGTGTGGAGACTGGGGATAATCTCACCTGCTAG